A portion of the Calliphora vicina chromosome 5, idCalVici1.1, whole genome shotgun sequence genome contains these proteins:
- the LOC135961298 gene encoding uncharacterized protein LOC135961298: protein MAPKTKVEYVVLKLTYSISMHPQSCPQITVSRRKRSPCDSIPLVNDWFDRIMTQEKSTIPSTAKVRYCEWNITSGNEDLFKANGHRFENMYFIMGKESVHSMFYMCEHINMEGRLSLTAHICRCCFNNEFEIVESVKGWLMEMTGCN, encoded by the exons ATGGCACCTAAAACTAAAGTTGAATATGTTGTTCTAAAACTTACATATTCCATATCAAt GCATCCTCAATCCTGTCCTCAAATTACAGTGTCACGCAGGAAGCGTTCACCATGTGACTCCATACCTCTAGTTAATGATTGG TTTGATCGCATAATGACTCAAGAGAAATCGACTATACCATCCACCGCAAAGGTACGTTATTGTGAGTGGAATATTACTTCGGGCAATGAAGATTTATTTAAGGCAAATGGTCATCGGTTTGAAAACATGTATTTTATAATGGGCAAAGAATCCGTACATTCGATGTTCTATATGTGCGAGCATATAAATATGGAAGGACGTCTTTCTTTAACTGCACATATTTGCCGCTGCTGTTTCAACAATGAGTTTGAAATTGTGGAATCCGTTAAGGGCTGGCTGATGGAAATGACTGGTTGTAACTAA